The following coding sequences lie in one Microvirga sp. 17 mud 1-3 genomic window:
- a CDS encoding YfhO family protein, whose protein sequence is MNTSPSVAGGTTGSGIWTARPTLLALALILGIWALAALVWPLTGTVVPWDSKNQFYPTLRYLGAALAHGEMPFWNPYHFGGHPSAADPQSLLFTPTMLLFGWLVPEPSMQLFDIVIFAHFLPGALAFVPLFRRRGWHPAGAVVAAIVFILGGSASARLQHTGIILSYGWFPLALLLLEEALDRRSYRFGALFAVVAVLMTIGRDQVAFLCDITLIAAAAARIVTAPQPLAYLKSRIGVLLAMAGIGGALLAVPVVLTMQFLATSTRPSFGFGVAAMGSLPPESLATILFGNVFGSLRWTYDYWGPDWHSLSEGTWTDRATNYLFVGTVPALFLLWHGVAGGRLLAREFRFFLVTGLLALLYALGRYTPGFEMIFDHMPGVDLYRRPADATFLINVMLAFAAGYLVHRYIADGLPKWTTAALGKLHLFLPMLALALAVAAIASAMAFALRAGQGAPAMREIGLGLVAAALVIALLTRISPTSRWREVAAILIIAFTGGELVLRHAASPLNAEPAERYAVFRQLPPEQLQGLQILKRELADRHAHGEYPRVEILGQRGPWQNASMVLQLEDIIGYNPLRLADYERAVGPGENAEDPNLRTFPATFRGYKCRLAGLLGLEYLVLDRPIERMPRHFPRLTGAEIVYGTGRMWIYRLDGASPRAYVAHEVSAVDSEAALDQEELPEFNRRSEALIDDASMPLLKERYASSAEGASPKDLEDRARIVSYQRNSVTVEVESEAAGVLVLHDVYYPGWEVTVDGERRPMLRANLLFRGVEIPAGRHRVEFNFRPMSYENLVTAASDLLKSRKEEPIRTAEVPRVR, encoded by the coding sequence ATGAACACATCACCATCCGTAGCGGGCGGGACCACCGGTTCCGGGATCTGGACGGCGCGTCCGACCCTTCTGGCCCTTGCGCTCATCCTCGGGATCTGGGCCCTCGCGGCTCTCGTCTGGCCCCTCACCGGGACGGTCGTCCCCTGGGATTCCAAGAACCAGTTCTATCCCACCCTGCGGTATCTCGGCGCGGCCCTGGCCCATGGCGAGATGCCGTTCTGGAACCCCTATCACTTCGGGGGCCACCCTTCGGCGGCCGATCCGCAGTCGCTCCTGTTCACCCCGACCATGCTGCTGTTCGGATGGCTCGTGCCCGAGCCGTCCATGCAGCTCTTCGACATCGTCATCTTCGCTCATTTCCTGCCCGGCGCCCTGGCCTTCGTGCCCCTGTTCCGTCGGCGCGGCTGGCACCCTGCCGGCGCCGTCGTGGCGGCCATCGTGTTCATCCTGGGCGGCTCGGCGAGCGCCCGGCTGCAGCACACGGGCATCATCCTCAGCTACGGCTGGTTTCCCCTTGCGCTCCTCCTTCTGGAGGAGGCCCTGGACCGCCGTTCCTATCGTTTCGGCGCCCTGTTCGCGGTCGTCGCCGTCCTGATGACCATCGGGCGGGACCAGGTCGCCTTCCTGTGCGACATCACGCTCATCGCAGCCGCCGCCGCCCGGATCGTCACGGCGCCGCAGCCCCTCGCCTATCTGAAGTCGCGCATCGGCGTCCTTCTCGCCATGGCGGGCATTGGCGGCGCGCTCCTGGCGGTGCCGGTGGTCCTCACCATGCAGTTCCTGGCGACCTCGACCCGCCCCTCCTTCGGCTTCGGGGTCGCGGCCATGGGCTCGCTGCCGCCCGAGAGCCTGGCGACTATCCTGTTCGGCAACGTCTTCGGGTCCCTTCGCTGGACCTACGATTACTGGGGGCCGGACTGGCACAGCCTGTCCGAAGGCACCTGGACCGACCGCGCCACGAACTACCTTTTCGTCGGCACCGTCCCGGCCCTCTTCCTGCTCTGGCACGGAGTCGCGGGCGGCCGACTGCTGGCGCGGGAGTTTCGCTTCTTCCTGGTGACCGGCCTGCTCGCCCTGCTTTATGCCCTGGGCCGCTATACGCCCGGCTTCGAGATGATCTTCGACCATATGCCGGGCGTCGATCTCTACCGCCGCCCGGCGGACGCTACGTTCCTCATCAACGTGATGCTGGCCTTCGCGGCGGGCTATCTCGTCCACCGTTACATCGCGGACGGTCTTCCGAAATGGACCACTGCCGCCCTCGGCAAGCTGCACCTCTTCCTGCCGATGCTGGCGCTGGCCCTTGCGGTCGCGGCCATCGCGAGCGCCATGGCGTTCGCGTTGCGGGCCGGACAGGGCGCGCCGGCGATGCGCGAGATCGGCCTCGGTCTCGTCGCCGCTGCCCTCGTCATCGCGCTCCTGACGCGGATCAGCCCCACGTCCCGCTGGCGCGAGGTGGCGGCCATCCTCATCATTGCGTTCACGGGCGGAGAACTGGTTCTGCGCCACGCGGCCTCGCCCCTGAATGCGGAGCCCGCCGAGCGCTACGCGGTGTTCCGCCAGCTTCCGCCCGAGCAACTCCAGGGCCTCCAGATCCTGAAGCGCGAGCTGGCCGACCGCCATGCCCATGGGGAATATCCACGGGTCGAGATCCTGGGTCAGCGCGGGCCCTGGCAGAACGCCTCCATGGTCCTCCAGCTCGAGGATATCATCGGCTACAACCCCCTGCGGCTTGCCGATTACGAGCGCGCCGTCGGCCCCGGCGAGAACGCCGAGGACCCGAACCTGCGCACTTTCCCGGCGACCTTCCGCGGCTACAAGTGCCGCCTCGCCGGCCTGCTCGGCCTCGAATATCTCGTTCTCGACCGGCCGATCGAACGGATGCCGCGCCATTTCCCACGCCTCACGGGCGCCGAGATCGTCTATGGCACCGGCCGCATGTGGATCTACCGCCTCGACGGCGCGAGCCCTCGGGCCTATGTGGCGCATGAGGTCAGCGCAGTGGATTCCGAGGCCGCCCTCGACCAGGAAGAGCTTCCCGAATTCAACCGCCGGAGCGAGGCCCTGATCGACGATGCGAGCATGCCTCTCCTCAAGGAGCGCTATGCCTCCTCGGCCGAGGGTGCGAGCCCGAAGGACCTCGAGGATCGGGCTCGGATCGTCAGCTACCAGCGCAATTCCGTGACCGTCGAGGTGGAGAGCGAGGCGGCGGGCGTTCTCGTCCTCCACGACGTGTATTATCCCGGCTGGGAAGTCACCGTGGACGGGGAGCGCCGTCCCATGCTCCGGGCGAACCTGCTCTTCCGCGGGGTCGAGATCCCCGCAGGACGCCACCGGGTCGAGTTCAATTTCCGCCCGATGTCCTACGAGAACCTGGTGACGGCGGCCTCCGACCTCCTCAAGAGCCGGAAGGAAGAGCCGATCCGGACCGCCGAAGTCCCCCGGGTCCGGTAA
- a CDS encoding MBL fold metallo-hydrolase — MTLTRRTLLASSVIPVAAPALAQTNNSMPTPQPSASAQAPGFYRYKVGDIEVTAVNDGFATRPLEGFIRNAELPAVQKAMEEAFLPKDRLPITFTTLVLRQNGRVTLIDTGNGDLGAPTSGTWMANFRAAGFDPAQVNTVVISHFHGDHINGLRLKDGTAVFPKAEIMVPANEWDFWMDETRMNQAPEGMKGAFQNVHRVFDPVAKDVKRYEADKEIVPGLTSIAAPGHTPGHTSYMLSSGAGKLMIMSDVTNHPALFVRNPDWAAVFDMDADQARQTRHRMLDMAAAERAQVAFYHAPFPATGHIAKEGSGYRFVPVQWSSAIL, encoded by the coding sequence ATGACCCTGACACGCCGTACCCTTCTCGCCAGTAGCGTTATTCCCGTCGCAGCCCCTGCCCTCGCCCAGACGAACAACTCCATGCCGACGCCTCAACCCTCCGCCTCTGCGCAAGCCCCCGGCTTCTATCGCTACAAGGTCGGCGACATCGAGGTGACGGCCGTCAATGACGGCTTCGCGACCCGTCCGCTCGAAGGGTTTATCCGCAATGCCGAACTGCCCGCCGTACAGAAGGCCATGGAGGAGGCTTTCCTGCCGAAGGACCGGCTGCCGATCACCTTCACGACCCTCGTCCTGCGCCAGAACGGCCGCGTGACGCTGATCGACACGGGCAACGGCGACCTGGGCGCGCCGACCTCGGGCACCTGGATGGCAAATTTCCGCGCCGCCGGCTTCGACCCCGCGCAGGTCAACACCGTGGTCATCAGCCATTTCCACGGCGATCACATCAACGGCCTGCGCCTGAAGGACGGCACGGCCGTCTTCCCGAAGGCCGAAATCATGGTCCCGGCGAACGAATGGGACTTCTGGATGGACGAGACGCGCATGAACCAGGCGCCGGAGGGCATGAAGGGCGCCTTCCAGAACGTGCACCGGGTTTTCGATCCGGTCGCCAAGGACGTGAAGCGCTACGAGGCCGACAAGGAAATCGTGCCCGGCCTCACCAGCATCGCAGCCCCGGGGCACACGCCCGGCCATACCTCCTACATGCTGAGTTCGGGCGCCGGGAAGCTGATGATCATGTCGGACGTGACCAATCATCCGGCGCTCTTCGTCCGCAACCCGGATTGGGCCGCCGTCTTCGACATGGATGCCGACCAGGCCCGCCAGACGCGTCACCGGATGCTCGACATGGCGGCGGCCGAGCGCGCGCAGGTGGCCTTCTACCATGCTCCCTTCCCGGCCACCGGCCATATCGCGAAGGAAGGCAGCGGCTACCGCTTCGTGCCCGTGCAGTGGAGCTCCGCTATCCTTTAA
- a CDS encoding RNA methyltransferase: MVQPIAITDPEDPRIEPYRAVRERDLVGRENRFVAEGEVVLRVLLRQDRFAIESLLLAEGRIESLTDCLAALPAGVPVYAAGRAVMDAIVGFPIHRGILAIARRAPLPSPGPFLAALPEDALVLGLVGLANHDNVGGIFRNAAAFGADAILLDETSCDPLYRKAIRVSVGGALVVPFTRAGPAPALIGSLREAGFEILSLSPSGREPLGRIRRRGRTAVLLGAEGPGLPPELLAETRTVTIPMSGGFDSLNVATTSGIALYELTRREPETTP, encoded by the coding sequence ATGGTCCAGCCAATTGCCATCACCGATCCCGAAGATCCGCGCATCGAGCCCTATCGGGCCGTGCGCGAGCGCGACCTCGTCGGCCGTGAGAACCGATTCGTGGCGGAGGGCGAGGTGGTCCTGCGGGTGCTTCTGCGGCAGGACAGATTCGCGATCGAATCGCTTCTTCTGGCCGAGGGCCGAATCGAGAGCCTGACGGATTGCCTCGCGGCCCTGCCGGCAGGCGTTCCGGTCTATGCGGCCGGGCGCGCCGTGATGGATGCCATCGTGGGCTTCCCGATCCATCGCGGGATTCTGGCCATCGCCCGCCGGGCGCCGCTGCCCTCACCCGGCCCATTCCTGGCCGCGCTGCCGGAGGATGCGCTGGTCCTCGGGCTTGTGGGCCTCGCCAACCACGACAATGTGGGCGGGATCTTCCGTAACGCCGCCGCCTTCGGGGCGGACGCGATCCTCCTCGACGAAACGAGCTGCGATCCCCTCTATCGCAAGGCCATCCGGGTCTCGGTGGGCGGCGCGCTCGTCGTGCCCTTCACCCGCGCCGGCCCGGCGCCCGCCCTGATCGGGAGCCTGCGGGAGGCCGGCTTCGAAATACTGTCCCTTTCGCCCTCCGGACGGGAGCCCCTCGGCCGGATCCGCCGCCGGGGCCGGACCGCCGTGCTCCTTGGCGCTGAGGGACCGGGACTGCCGCCCGAGCTCTTGGCCGAGACCCGCACGGTAACGATCCCCATGAGCGGCGGCTTCGATTCGCTCAACGTGGCGACGACGAGCGGCATCGCCCTCTACGAACTCACCCGGCGGGAGCCGGAAACCACGCCCTAA
- a CDS encoding NAD kinase, with protein MARRFNHVAFVASPTPEAQAALALLKARYAGVEPEDADVIVALGGDGLMLRTLHRFMGTSKPIYGMNKGTVGFLMNEFREDELFERLEASERSVTHPLLMVAWDVRGEAHTARAINEVSMLRQTYQAAKLRVSIDNQVRLAELAADGILVATPAGSTAYNLSVNGPILPLNAPLLALTPISAFRPRHWRGALLPDYAKIQIEVLEPEERPVSAVADHTEFRDVSRVHTSMDRSIDLVMLHDPGHSLDERILREQFGY; from the coding sequence ATGGCTCGCCGTTTCAACCATGTCGCATTCGTCGCAAGCCCCACGCCGGAGGCACAGGCCGCCCTCGCGCTTTTGAAGGCGCGCTACGCCGGCGTCGAGCCGGAGGATGCCGACGTGATCGTGGCGCTCGGCGGCGACGGGCTCATGCTGCGCACGCTCCACCGGTTCATGGGCACGTCCAAGCCGATCTACGGCATGAACAAGGGCACGGTCGGCTTCCTCATGAACGAGTTTCGTGAGGACGAGCTCTTCGAGCGCCTGGAGGCTTCCGAGCGCAGCGTTACGCATCCGCTGCTCATGGTCGCCTGGGACGTCAGGGGCGAGGCTCACACGGCGCGGGCGATCAACGAGGTCTCCATGCTGCGCCAGACCTACCAGGCCGCAAAGCTGCGTGTGAGCATCGACAACCAGGTCCGCCTTGCGGAACTCGCGGCCGACGGAATCCTGGTCGCGACGCCGGCCGGCTCGACGGCCTACAATCTCTCCGTGAACGGGCCGATTCTGCCGCTCAATGCGCCTCTCCTGGCGCTTACTCCCATCTCGGCCTTCCGGCCCCGGCACTGGCGTGGGGCGCTCCTGCCCGATTACGCGAAGATCCAGATCGAGGTCCTGGAGCCCGAGGAAAGACCGGTCAGCGCCGTCGCGGACCACACGGAATTCCGGGACGTGTCGAGGGTCCATACCTCCATGGACCGCAGCATCGACCTGGTGATGCTCCACGACCCCGGCCACAGCCTGGACGAGCGCATCCTGCGGGAGCAGTTCGGTTATTGA
- a CDS encoding flavin reductase family protein — MFYQTANHHGLPHDPFKALVTPRPIGWITTMSAKGEVNLSPYSFFNAISEKPAMVAFSSSGRKDAVTFVEETKEFVCNLATYDLREEMNATSAPLPRGVNEMEHAGLAAAPSRLVKPPRVAAAPAALECRWVQTVPLVPLEGGEPSYYLVIGQVVGIHIDDRFIVNGIVDTAAMRPIARSGYRDYFVATPETKFTMTRPGG, encoded by the coding sequence ATGTTCTACCAGACCGCCAACCATCACGGCCTGCCGCACGATCCGTTCAAGGCCCTCGTGACGCCGCGCCCCATCGGCTGGATCACGACGATGAGCGCCAAGGGCGAGGTGAACCTGTCGCCCTATTCGTTCTTCAACGCGATTTCGGAAAAGCCCGCCATGGTGGCTTTCTCGTCGAGCGGGCGGAAGGATGCGGTGACGTTCGTCGAGGAAACGAAGGAGTTCGTCTGCAACCTCGCAACCTACGACCTGCGGGAGGAGATGAACGCCACTTCGGCACCCCTGCCGCGCGGCGTGAACGAGATGGAGCATGCGGGCCTTGCGGCCGCCCCCTCCCGGCTCGTCAAGCCGCCCCGGGTCGCGGCCGCGCCAGCGGCGCTCGAATGCCGCTGGGTCCAGACCGTGCCGCTCGTGCCCCTGGAGGGCGGCGAGCCCTCCTACTACCTTGTCATCGGACAGGTCGTCGGCATCCATATCGACGACCGCTTCATCGTGAACGGCATCGTGGACACGGCCGCCATGCGCCCCATCGCCCGTTCGGGCTACCGCGACTATTTCGTCGCGACGCCCGAAACCAAGTTCACCATGACGCGGCCCGGAGGCTGA
- a CDS encoding nitroreductase — MNESLARLQHRRSVPARWLAEPGPSRDEIDTLLTIAARVPDHGKLAPWRFVVIEGEGRHRLGEVLAQAFLADQPEADAEKVALERGRFAQAPLVVAVVSRVVPHVKIPDWEQVLSAGAVCMNLLHAATALGYGAVWLTGWAAYDRRILDALGLAPGERIAGFIHIGTATEAPADRARPDLADIVTRF, encoded by the coding sequence ATGAACGAAAGCCTTGCCCGCCTTCAACATCGCCGTTCCGTTCCCGCCCGCTGGCTCGCGGAGCCGGGGCCGAGCCGCGACGAGATCGATACCCTGCTGACGATCGCGGCACGCGTCCCGGACCACGGCAAGCTGGCGCCCTGGCGCTTCGTCGTCATCGAAGGGGAGGGGCGTCACCGCCTCGGAGAGGTGCTGGCCCAGGCCTTCCTGGCCGACCAGCCGGAGGCCGATGCCGAGAAGGTCGCTCTCGAGCGGGGGCGGTTCGCCCAGGCCCCCCTGGTGGTGGCCGTTGTGTCCCGGGTGGTGCCGCACGTGAAGATCCCGGACTGGGAGCAGGTCCTCTCGGCTGGGGCGGTGTGCATGAACCTCCTCCACGCGGCGACGGCCCTCGGCTATGGCGCCGTCTGGCTGACCGGTTGGGCGGCCTATGACCGGCGCATTCTCGATGCCCTCGGCCTCGCGCCCGGGGAGCGCATTGCCGGCTTCATCCATATCGGCACCGCCACGGAGGCTCCGGCCGACCGGGCGCGACCCGACCTTGCCGATATCGTCACCCGTTTCTGA
- the cutA gene encoding divalent-cation tolerance protein CutA codes for MENPLLVYTTFPDVDTALGIGEALVREKLIACINVLPGMQSVYAWKGTVERGQEAVGILKTRKGLQEEVLQALKKRHPYETPVILFIEPGADAATLAWIIGETAGAGVA; via the coding sequence ATGGAGAACCCACTTCTCGTCTATACGACCTTTCCGGATGTGGACACCGCCCTGGGGATCGGCGAGGCCCTCGTGCGCGAAAAGCTCATCGCCTGCATCAACGTGCTGCCGGGAATGCAATCGGTCTATGCCTGGAAGGGAACCGTGGAGCGTGGGCAGGAGGCCGTGGGTATCCTCAAGACGCGCAAAGGCCTGCAGGAGGAGGTCCTGCAGGCCCTGAAAAAACGCCACCCTTACGAGACGCCCGTGATCCTGTTCATCGAACCCGGCGCCGATGCGGCCACCTTGGCTTGGATCATCGGCGAGACTGCAGGCGCCGGAGTTGCCTGA
- a CDS encoding CoA ester lyase, producing MRSLLFVPGDSRRKLDKALGSGADALLIDLEDSVALDAKAEARSVTAGFLDEAKGLAERPRLYVRVNGLTTGLTDMDLDGMMGAGPDGIVLPKAVGGADVAHLGAKLAVREAEFGLEDGATRILAIATENALGVFALGTFAGASHRLMGLAWGGEDLSADLGAEANRGENGLYTEPYRLARSLTLLGAAAAAVDAIDAVYTNFRDMEGLATECREARRDGFVAKMAIHPAQVPVINEAFTPSEEAVAKAKAVVAAFRENPGAGVVGIGGEMLDRPHLVRAERLLARAGRG from the coding sequence ATGCGCTCCCTCCTGTTCGTCCCCGGCGACAGCCGCAGGAAACTCGACAAGGCTCTCGGCTCGGGAGCCGACGCCCTCCTGATCGACCTTGAGGATTCGGTCGCCCTCGACGCCAAGGCCGAGGCGCGGTCGGTCACGGCCGGTTTCCTCGATGAGGCGAAGGGGCTGGCCGAGAGGCCCCGGCTCTATGTGCGCGTCAACGGCCTCACGACCGGGCTGACCGATATGGATCTCGACGGCATGATGGGAGCCGGTCCCGACGGCATCGTGCTGCCCAAGGCCGTCGGCGGGGCCGATGTGGCCCATCTCGGCGCGAAGCTCGCGGTCCGGGAGGCTGAGTTCGGCCTCGAGGACGGCGCCACACGCATCCTGGCCATCGCGACGGAGAATGCCCTCGGGGTCTTCGCGCTCGGCACCTTCGCGGGTGCGAGCCACCGCCTCATGGGGCTCGCCTGGGGCGGCGAGGACCTGTCGGCGGATCTCGGCGCAGAAGCGAACCGGGGCGAGAACGGGCTCTATACGGAGCCCTACCGGCTCGCCCGCTCCTTGACGCTCCTCGGCGCTGCCGCTGCGGCAGTCGACGCCATCGACGCCGTCTATACGAATTTCCGCGACATGGAGGGTCTGGCAACCGAGTGCCGGGAGGCCCGCCGGGACGGGTTCGTCGCCAAGATGGCGATCCATCCGGCTCAGGTCCCGGTCATCAACGAAGCCTTCACGCCTTCCGAGGAGGCTGTCGCGAAGGCCAAGGCCGTCGTTGCGGCCTTCAGGGAGAATCCCGGCGCAGGTGTCGTCGGTATCGGCGGCGAGATGCTCGATCGCCCTCACCTCGTCCGGGCCGAACGGCTCCTGGCGCGGGCGGGGCGAGGCTGA
- a CDS encoding CBS domain-containing protein, giving the protein MKIADVMTRHVRVIAPDRSIRDAARLMDEMNVGSLPVCDGRRLKGIITDRDITIRATAAGLVPDDTRVQDVMSDNIWWCFDDDDVDHIVELMSDHQIRRLPVVDHDKHLVGIVALGDLATDAEDSASRALHRISTPSEPDRSIAGGQERPGRDPLTADERRALDRRERDDRNEGPVRRYHPMSRRDVNPGAFRFRREDDERAAFGSAGGPVGPGERDRNPRMRGGFGGEGYGNYGEDYGALDTGLGGGGYRPRRFGTATTTGRWERPGDDSSREDRFAQDRERAWSLVTERRDHSNYGAGPGNTRFENDATGSRGEVRRGEHRGKGPRGYQRSEDRIREDINERLTDDALLDASEIDVVVKGQEVTLNGTVRNRNEKRRAEDLAESVSGVAHVQNNLRVGQHQPGHPSGSEVGDSGLATGNPGSGTAGVAAGSPSAGRTAGRQRQTS; this is encoded by the coding sequence ATGAAGATAGCCGATGTCATGACCCGCCACGTGCGCGTGATCGCGCCTGACCGCTCGATCCGTGATGCGGCGCGCCTGATGGACGAGATGAATGTGGGCTCGCTGCCGGTCTGCGACGGACGGCGCCTGAAGGGCATCATCACGGACCGGGACATCACCATCCGGGCGACCGCCGCCGGCCTGGTGCCGGACGATACGCGCGTTCAGGACGTAATGTCCGACAACATCTGGTGGTGCTTCGACGACGACGACGTGGATCACATCGTCGAACTCATGAGCGACCACCAGATCAGGCGCCTGCCCGTCGTCGACCATGACAAGCATCTGGTCGGCATCGTGGCCCTCGGCGACCTGGCGACCGATGCAGAGGACAGCGCATCGCGGGCCCTGCACAGGATCTCCACCCCGTCGGAACCCGACCGCTCCATCGCGGGCGGGCAGGAGCGCCCTGGGCGGGATCCGCTCACGGCAGACGAGCGGCGGGCTCTTGACCGGCGCGAGCGCGATGACCGGAACGAGGGCCCCGTCCGGCGATACCATCCCATGAGCCGTCGAGACGTGAATCCCGGCGCCTTCCGGTTCCGCCGGGAAGACGACGAGCGGGCGGCCTTCGGATCTGCGGGCGGTCCTGTCGGCCCGGGCGAGCGAGACCGCAACCCACGCATGCGCGGCGGGTTCGGCGGCGAGGGCTATGGGAATTACGGCGAGGATTACGGCGCTCTGGATACCGGGCTCGGCGGAGGCGGCTATCGTCCCCGCCGGTTCGGCACCGCGACGACGACCGGCCGGTGGGAGCGCCCCGGGGATGACAGCTCCCGGGAGGATCGCTTCGCCCAGGATCGGGAGCGCGCCTGGAGCCTCGTGACCGAACGGCGCGACCACAGCAATTACGGCGCCGGTCCGGGTAACACCCGCTTCGAGAACGACGCGACGGGAAGCCGGGGTGAGGTGCGCCGGGGCGAGCATCGCGGCAAGGGTCCGCGCGGCTATCAGCGCTCAGAGGACCGGATCCGCGAAGACATCAATGAGCGCCTGACGGACGATGCCCTTCTCGACGCTTCGGAGATCGACGTGGTCGTGAAGGGTCAGGAGGTGACCCTGAACGGCACGGTCCGCAACCGGAACGAGAAGCGGCGGGCAGAGGATCTCGCCGAATCCGTCTCGGGCGTCGCCCATGTGCAGAACAACCTGCGGGTCGGCCAGCATCAGCCGGGCCACCCTTCCGGCTCGGAGGTTGGCGATTCCGGGCTTGCGACCGGCAATCCCGGCAGCGGCACGGCCGGGGTCGCGGCCGGCTCCCCGTCGGCCGGCCGCACAGCCGGACGGCAGCGGCAGACGAGCTGA
- a CDS encoding MaoC family dehydratase has protein sequence MTDDSTRHPRGGLFFEDFAIGAVIRHRLTRTVTQMDNMLFSNMTLNPQPLHIDAHFCATETEWGQPLMNSLFTLGLMIGISVNDTTVGTTIANLGMTDVTFPAPLFEGDTVNVTTEVAAKRESRTRPEAGIVEFIHRAYKQDGTLVAECRRQAFMRKRSTTIEV, from the coding sequence ATGACAGACGACAGCACAAGACATCCGCGCGGCGGGCTCTTCTTCGAGGATTTCGCCATCGGCGCCGTCATCCGTCACCGTCTCACCCGAACGGTGACCCAGATGGACAACATGCTCTTCTCGAACATGACGCTGAACCCGCAGCCGCTCCACATCGATGCGCATTTCTGCGCCACCGAGACCGAGTGGGGTCAGCCGCTCATGAACTCGCTCTTCACCCTCGGCCTCATGATCGGCATTTCGGTCAACGACACCACGGTGGGCACCACCATCGCCAATCTCGGCATGACGGACGTGACGTTTCCGGCCCCTCTCTTCGAGGGCGACACGGTGAACGTCACCACCGAGGTTGCGGCCAAGCGCGAATCCCGCACCCGGCCCGAAGCGGGCATCGTCGAATTCATCCACAGGGCCTACAAGCAGGACGGCACCCTGGTGGCCGAGTGCCGCCGTCAGGCTTTCATGCGCAAGCGCTCCACGACGATCGAGGTGTGA